CACCACACCGATATCAGGTCGCAACTCGTCGGCCGCTTCGAGGAGGGGCGTAAAGTCCGTGCCGCCGCCGCCCTCGATATCCAAGGTCGGCACGCTGAACGGCATGCCGGGACGGAAGTGCTTCACGTGACGCACCTGGTCGTCGCCGACGATCAAGCTCACGTGCGCCTCGCAACGCCGGCCGATGGCCGTGATCTCACCGCAGAAGCGCCGAAGCAAGGGCTCATCGATGGACCCTGAGACATCGACCATCACCACCAACCGCGTGACGGCCCGCAGCGACGAGGTGCCCGGCTCGAAGGGCATGCGGCGCCCGCGGCTATCGCGCCCCTGATTGGCGAGCCAGGACCGGGCCGGGCGCGACCAGCTGATCGAGGTGAGCGGCGCCAGGCCTCGCGCCAGCCACGTGCGCAGCAGTGCCTGCCACGGCGTCCGCGGCATCGGCACGTCGGCGAGTAATTCTCTTAGGAGAGAGTGGGCGCCATCTCTGGCGTGGCCGCGCGAGATGCGCTCTCGCCAATCGCGCGCCCGTTCGGCCTCCGCCTCGGGGGCATCGCCGGCCGCGGCGGGCAGGAGGTCACGGGGCTCGCCGGCGGCGAGGTCGCGGGTGGCGCTGGCACGGGGCCCATCGGTCATCTGATCGGGATCGGACGCGCGCTGCGCGCTGGAGGACGTACTCTCTGCCGAGTCCTCCTGCTGCTGCGGATCGCCGCCTTGGCCACCACTCCCCTGCTGGCCCTCGCCCTCCCCCGCGCTCGCCTCCTGACGACCGCCACCGCCACCACCGCTAGCGGAGCGCCCCTGGCGATCGTCGATGGCGCGATACAAGCGCTCGACGTCCCATTCGAGGAGCGACTTCTCCACCGGCTCATCGATATGCAACACGCGGGACAGCAAGGCCTCCAGGCGCACGGCGCGCGGTGACAGTTCCAACCAACTGAGATGCCCAAGGGCACTGTTGACTATCGCATCGGCGCAGGCGTTGAAGAGTTCGGGATCGACATCACCGACCACCTGACGCAGGGCTTCACTGCGCTGCGGATGGCGCAGGGCCACGTGCAACACCTGGTGCGCGACGAGCCCCGTCTGGCGCGCCAGGGTGAGCCCCTCGAAGGCGGGGCCGTAGCGGATCTCCTCGCCGTCGGTGGCCGCCTCGAGCTCGCGCTTGCCGAGGTCGTCATCGTCACGATGGGCGATCCACAGGGCGAGGCTGCCGGTGGCGGGGGCGTATTCCACCATGCGCTGGATCGCGCGCGTGCCGCGATGCTCGTGCACGGCACCGGCGGGCGAGGTGGTGGTCATGCGCTGGCGTCGTCGCGCTGGGCCACGTAGCGCTGGTAGACGGGGCTCTCCAGGATCGCCCCCTCCAAGCCTTGGTTGAGGGCCCGTTCGAACAGCAACTCCATGGTGAGCGTCTGCGCCTCGCGGATGGGCAGGGGTTGTTGGGTTTTGGTGTCCGGCAGCTGCTCGATGATCTCCAGGGCTCGGGTCACGCGCGCCGATTCATCGCAGGCGGCGAGGAGGCCGTAGATCATGCCGTACAGGGCATCGAGGGTGCGTGGAAGCAGCTCGGCGGTCTCGGGCCCCGCCTTGGCGGCGAGCAGTTCGAGCACGTTGGTGCCCGCTTCGATCTCGCGCAGCACCCCGAAGAACTCGGCGGCGTTGGCCGCGCCGATGCGCCCCTGCACGAACAGCCGTTGCTGCTCGGGGTCTGCACTCGACTGCAGCACCCGCGAGACGTCCTCCCAGCCCCGTGGACTGGCGCCCACGAGGTGGTCGTTCGCCACCTGCGAGGCGGTGTCGTCGAGGCGATCGGGTCGCACCTTCAGGTAGGCCATGACCTGCGGCGCGAGGCCGTTGGCCAGGGCGTAGGCGAGGAACGCATCCACCGTGCTCTGCACGTTGAAGTGGAACATGCGATCGGCCAGCGCCGTGCCCATGTCGTGGCTCACGGCGCCGTGGAAGGCGGCGTTGCCCGCGGCCACCACCAGCCAGCCGTCCGGCAAGCGGTAGTTGCCGACGCGTCGATCGAGGATCAGGGAGTAGGCGCTGATCTGCAGGCGCTGATCGGCCGCGGTGAGTTCATCGAGAAACAGGATGCCCTCGGGACTCGAACCATCAGGCAGGAACTCCGGCGGGAACCACACCGTGCGCTGCTGCTCGTCGTCCGCGTAGATGGCACCGCGGATGTCCACCGGCTCGATGCTGGTCAGGCGCAGGTCCACCAACGGCACCTGATGGTGCTCGGCCACCTGGCGCACGATCGAGGACTTGCCGACGCCGCGCGTGCCCCAGAGCATCGTCGCGCGCTGGCGCAGCACCGGGTCGGCAAACTGGCCGAGGAGGGCTGACTTGGCGGCGGTGATCGACACCGCCGGGATGTTCATTGGATTTGCCTGCACCGACGATCTCCCAGGTGCTGATACGTCTACTTGTCGATTCTACTAGTCGGCAGCACCCACGCCCGCTGTTTCAAGGGCGAGGGCAACGGGGGAATCTCCAGCACAGGGATATCGCGTAGGGAAAAGAATGCGATGAGCGCGACGGTCGGCAGCTGAAAGATGATCACGAGAAACCCGGGGTTCTTCGCCGCGGGAAGGAACATCAAGCTCGGCGTGACGATGACGAAGGCCAGCAGCGCCAGCACCGGCGTCGCCCGCTGCAGTGCTGCCCGCCACCGGGCGACCTTGTGATGCTCATGGTAGTCGCCAGGTTGCGTGGCGAGCGTCTGGGCGAGATGGCTCACGATGCCGTCGAGGGCCGTCTCCGCCTCGTGCGTCCGCTCGGGCTCATGCGGCGGCGCCCGCAGGGACCCACGCCACCCGCGGTGCGCGGTCTTGCGAAGCGGACGCCACATGGGCCCGGCGACAGCCAGGAAGTCGTCCGGCAGGAGCAGCTGCGCGTCGTCGTCGAGCGCCTGCAGGCGCACCTCCAGGGGCGAGCCGGCCAGCGTGTGCTCCACGGTGAACACGGCGCCCTGCGCGAGCCTGGCCTGGGCGCCATCGATCTGCGGTGCCGGCGTTCCAGTGTTAGGTTGCGGCGATCGAATCCGATAACTGCGAGCGAGCCAGGTACCAGCGACCTGGCGCCAGTGGCGCGCAAGCGGCACAGCTTGCACCCAGGAGAGGACGCGATCCAACGCGCCGCCGGTCGCCTTCAGGGTCGCCACCAGCTCACCCGTGGGGGTCATCGCCCTCAGCTGCCGCTCCAGGGTGAAGTCATCCGCCGACCCCTCGGGCACCTCCAGGGTGAGATGCTCGGACAGGGCGGGCGTCGAATCTGTGGCCGCGTGCGCCAGAGGCTTGAAGGCCAAGCGACGGCGAGCGCGATCGCTCGCCTCCAAATCGAGGTGGCGATCGGCGCTCGAGAACGGGGCCACCAGCTCCAGTAGGTCGTGGTGCGTGAGCGGCGTGCGCGCCTCCTCCGAGGCCGGCACGGGTTTGCCGTAGAGAAACTGCAGATTCGACATGGCGGGTGTGCGCTCCCGGGGAGACTCTGTCGAGCCAGGCCCGCCATTGGACACGATGCGCAGGGCTTCGCCAACAACGCGCTTGCGCTTCGCGAGAGGCAGAACGGGCAAGACACCGCACGGTGGCCACGGTCGCACTGAGGGAGGATAATCGATGCCCTATGAACTTCTGCAGCAACTGTGGCCACCCGGTCGCCCACCGGGTACCGCCCGGCGACAACCTCCCCCGCTACGTCTGCGATAACTGCCACACGATCCACTACATCAACCCGCGCAACGTGGTGGGCTGCGTCGTCGAGTGGGAGGGCGCTATCCTGCTCTGCCGCCGAGCGATCGAGCCACGCCACGGCTATTGGACAGCCCCAGCGGGGTTCATGGAATGCGGTGAGACGGTTGCCGAGGGTGCGGCTCGTGAGGTGCGCGAAGAGGCTCTGGCCGAGGTCGACGTCGGCTCGATGCTCGCTGTGGTCAACGTGCCGCACGTCGATCAGGTGCACATCATGTTTCGCGCCACCCTGCGCGACGGTAAGTACGGCGTCGGCGAGGAGACGCTCGAGTCAGCCCTGGTACCGATCGAGGATGTTCCCTGGGGCGAGCTAGCCTTCCCCAGCGTACGCTTCGCACTGGAGCGCTATCTAGACGATCGACGCGAGCAGGTGGAGCGCCTCCACACGACCCGCGTCGAACGCATGAAGCGCTGACTTCAGCGCACTAAACGTCTATTCTTGTTGACACTCGAGCGGTGGAGCGACTGGCGAAATGGCTTTTGTGGTTACGGAGAACTGCATCAAGTGCAAGTACACCGACTGCGTGGAGGTGTGCCCTGTCGACTGCTTTCACGAGGGACCGAACTTCCTCGTGATCGACCCGGAAGAGTGTATCGATTGCACCTTGTGCGAGCCCGAGTGTCCGGCCGAGGCGATCTACTCCGAGGACGAGTTGCCCAACGGGCAGGAGCAGTTCCTCGAACTCAACGCGGAACTCTCCAAATCCTGGCCTGTCATCACCGAGAAGCAAGACGCGCCTGAGGACGCTGATGAGTGGAGCAATGTGTCAGATAAGCTCCAACATCTCGAGCGCTAAACGGATTCAGCCGCTGCCCCACCCTCGCTAACGAAGGCAGAAACAACGGCTGAAATGCCGGCGGACCGTCAGCAGTTGATCAGCTCTCGTTACCGCCTGCAATCTGCTCCAGGCGCGCCTTCAGCTGCGGCGCCGGCAGGTAACCCCCAATCAGATAGCCACTCTCCGTCACGATCGCCGGCGTGCCGGTGACGCCCGCGTTGCGACCCACGTTCCAGCCCTGGTCCACCGCGTTGGTCTCACAGGACTCGGCCTGCACGTCGATGCCCGCCTTAGCCTGCGTGAGCGCCGCGTTGCGGTCGTCAGCGCAGAACACTTCCACGGCCTTGGTCCAGGACGGCGAGTTTGGGCCGCTGCGCGGATACAAGGCGTAGCTCACCTTGATGCCGAGATCGTTCAGCTGGGCGATCTCCTGATGCAGCTTGCGGCAGTAGCCACAGTCGATGTCCGTGAACACGGTAATGGAGTGCTCGACGGGCTTGCCCTGCGGAGCGAACACGACGGTGGACTCCGGGTCCAGCTCGGACATCAGGGACAAACGAGCGCCGCTACGCCTCATCTCCGTGACGTTCTCGCGCGTCTCCAGATCGATCATGTCGCCCTGGATCACGTAGCGCGCATCTTCGGACATGTAGTACACCGCGGTGCCTCCCCCGACGGCCACTTCGTACAAGTTGGGGATGGTCGATTCCTTCACTTCGGCATCGGTGAAATTGGGCATGCGCTCAACCAGGGCTGCGGCTACCTGGTCAGTCTTCGAGAGCGTCTTCTCGGCGGCGGCTTCGGCCGCCTGTGCGCCCATCGCACAAAGCAGCGAGGCAGCGGCCGCCGAGGCCACTGGAATCGAGCGGATCATATTGTATTTCATTGGAATTCGGCCTTAGGGCTGGGTTGCGAGTTAGTTGCGTCGGTTCGACCGCCCGACCGGAGCGAAGTTCGCTCATCCCCACGGCGCTTGCGGTTGCGCGACGACTCGAGGGCGAGTCTAGCAGACCCACACGGCGGAAGATTGGGAGGCAGACGGGAGCCATAGACGAGGGCGCCCGCCGAGCATCCGCGGCCAGAGGCTAGCCGCGGGGATGATGCTCGGAATGGATGTCCTTCAGGCGCTCGCGAGCCACGTGGGTGTAGATCTGCGTGGTGGACAGATCACTGTGTCCCAGCAGCATCTGCACCACGCGCAGGTCAGCACCGTGGTTGAGCAAGTGGGTCGCGAAGGCGTGACGCAGCGTGTGCGGCGAGAGATCGCCGTCGATGCCGGCGGCCTTGGCGTAGCGCTTGATGATGTGCCAGAAGGCCTGGCGCGTCATGCGATCACCGCGACGGGTCGGGAACAGGTACTCCGTCTGGCGCTCGAGGAGGATCTCAAGGCGCGGGCCTTCGATGAAGCGCTGCAGCCAGGTCTGCGCCTCTTCGCCCAAGGGGATCAGGCGCTCGCGATCCCCCTTACCGGAGATGCGCACCACGCCCTGCACCAGACTCACTTCCGTGTAGCGAAGGTTGATCAGCTCCGTCACGCGCAGTCCCGTGGCGTACAACACTTCGAGCATCGTGCGATCACGGCAGCCGAGCGGATCGGACACGTTAGGTGCGCCTAGCAGCGACTCCACCTCTTCCTCGGTCAAGGACTTCGGTAGGGTACGGCCGATCTTCGGCATCTGGATGTGTGCAGTGGGGTCTTCTTGCAGCTTGCCCTCGCGCACCATGTAGCGGTAGAGGCGTCGGAAGCTGGACAGCTGGCGAGCTGTCGATCGCGGACGGGCGCCCCCTTCCACGCGGTGATCGATAAACTGCACGAGGATCTCGCGATCCACATCGAGCAGCCCCATATCTTTGTCGGCCAGCCAGCGGGCCAGGGACATGAGATCCGCGCGATAGGCGGACAGCGTGTTCTTCGACAAGCCTCGCTCTGCCCAGATGGCATCGAGGAAGCGGTCGATTACCCCTTCCGCCTGCGCCACTCGGGGCGAGGGCGGCTCGTCTTTTTTCGCTTTGTTAAGCGGCACCACCGCATTCACCGGCTCCACCTCTATCTCACCCGCGTTGTCGCAACTCAGAAGCATCGGTCGCATCCCTTGCAAGCCTGGCCTTCCGTTGGCGGTCCGACCTGTGGGCGCGACGTGAGTCCGCCCGTAGTACAGGCAGAGTATGGCGAGGCGCGGCGCAGGGGGCCGTGAACCTATTCACATATCGCACTTGCTGCCGAGGACGCGCGAACTACGTCACAGTTCTGCGCTTCGAGTGTGACACGCTCGCCATTTTTGCGGCGCACCAAGCGAATCCAGCACGCAAAGCTGCCGCGACGAGGCTCCTGCCCTACGCTGAGTTTACCCTCCGCGACAAGCTACAAGTTTCGCCGGTAGCGCCCCCCCACGCGATAGAGGGCGTCACTGATTGTGCCCAGAGAGCAATGGCGAACCGCCACCATTAGGTGATCGAAGAGGTTCTCACCCCCACGAGCCGCATCCTGCAGGGCCGCCAGCGCCCCGCCACCCGGGCCCCTGCCGCTCTCGACGAAGGCCTCCGCCGCCGCGACCTGCTGGCGCTTCTCTTCCTCCGAAGAGCGGATCAACTCGTTTTCGGCCTGCTCCTCATCGCTCGCCTCACCGCCTTCCTTCAAGAAGGTGTTGACGCCTACGATCGGCAAGCTGCCGTCATGCTTTCGCGCTTCGTAAAGCATGCTTTCATCCTGGATGCGACCGCGCTGGTACATCGTTTCCATCGCCCCCAACACGCCACCGCGCTCCGCCAAGCGTTCGAACTCGGCGTATACGGCATCTTCCACCGCACGCGTCAGCTCCTCGATCACGAAGGACCCCTGCCAAGGGTTCTGGCTCTGATTGATGCCGAGTTCGCGGTTGATGATCAGCTGGATCGCCATGGCACGGCGCACCGAGTCTTCCGTCGGCGTGGTCAGCGCCTCGTCGAAGGCGTTCGTGTGCAGGCTGTTGCAGCTGTCGAACAGAGCGTACATGGCCTGCAGCGTGGTGCGGATATCATTGAACTGAATCTCCTGCGCGTGCAGGCTCCGACCCGAGGTCTGAATGTGGTACTTCAGCATCTGGCTGCGCGGCGAGGCGCCATAGCGCTCGCGCATGGCGCGCGCCCAGATCCGCCGCGCGACCCGACCGATCACCGCGTACTCAGGGTCCATGCCGTTAGAGAAGAAGAAGCTCAGATTAGGGGCGAAGCTGTCGATGGGCAGGCCGCGGCTGAGGTAGTACTCCACGATCGTAAAGCCGTTCGCCAGAGTAAACGCCAGCTGCGAAATCGGGTTCGCCCCCGCCTCAGCGATATGGTAGCCACTCACCGACACGCTGTAGAAGTTACGTACGCCGTTGTGGCTGAAGTACTCCTGCACATCGCCCATCAGGCGCATGGCGAACTCGGTGGAGAAGATGCAGGTGTTTTGCGCCTGATCCTCCTTTAAAATGTCGGCCTGCACGGTGCCGCGCACGGCGCGCAGCGCCTCGTCGCGTATCTTCGCGTACACCTCAGGCTCCACCACCGCCGCGCCATGCGTCCCCAGCAGTCCGAGACCCAGGCCGTCGTGCGTACTCGGCAATTCGCCATGGTAAGTGGCACCGTTGGTCTCTAAGCCCTTGCGCACTTGCTCAAGGCGTCCCTGCTCGCACAGGTAACGCTCGACCTGTTGGTCGATGGCCGTGTTCAAGAACATCGCCATCAATACTGGCGCGGGCCCGTTGATCGTCATCGAGACAGAGGTGGTCGGGGCGCACAGGTCGAAGCCCGAGTAGAGCTTCTTCATGTCGTCAAGCGTGGCGATTGACACGCCCGCGTTGCCGATCTTGCCGTAGATGTCCGGGCGCGTCGCCGGGTCTTCGCCGTACAGGGTGACTGAGTCGAAGGCCGTCGACAGGCGCGTGGTCGACTGGCCAGCAGCCAGGTAATGGAAGCGACGGTTGGTACGCTCCGGCGTACCTTCGCCGGCGAACATACGCGTTGGGTCTTCCGCCTCGCGGCGATAGGGGTAGACGCCTGCCGTGTAGGGGTAGGCACCCGGCAAGTTCTCCTCCATCAAGAAGCGCAGCAGGTCGCCCCAATCGCGCCGATCAGGAACGGCGATCTTCGGCAGAGAAAGTCCGGCGAGGCTCTGCGTGTAGTTATCGCCCTCGATCGTGCGCCCGCGCACCTCGTAGGCGTAGCGCTCGCTGCGCGCCGCCGCCGCGCGTGCGGGCCACTCGCGAAGCAACCCCAGGCCTTCGACGCCGATGTGCTCGAGCGCCTCGTTGTAGCGAGCTACAAGCGCGTCGACTCCTTCGCGCACGGATGCAGCAATACCGAGGACGGCTAGCTGAGCCTCACCGAGGGTCTCGAAGGCCGGCAACGGCGCCCCGTCCGGTAGCAGCGCCTGCAGCGCGCCAAAGCAGGCGTAGGCGCGGCTCGCCGCATTCGCCGCCGCGTCGATCGTGGCGCGCACGTCGCGACCGCTGGCGACGATCTCCGCTAGGTAGCGTTCACGCGCGGCTGGCACGAGCGGCTCGTTGCTTCCCGCGGGCACCTCCGTGCTGACGCCCCCTGCAGCCAAGCGCTTGCCGTGGTTGCTCCAAGAGGCGGCGCCCCCGCGAAGGCCTCGAGCTTCGCTGCTCTCACCGAGGGCCGTGCACAGCGCGGCGAACAGCCGATTGACGCCAGCATCGTTGAAGCGGCTGGCGATCGCTGGGTAGACGGGCACGTCTTCGTCCGCCACGTCGAAGCGGACGCGGTTGCGTCGCCACTGCTTGCGAATCTCCCTCAGCGCATCTGCCGAACCACGCCTTTCGAATTTATTGAGTACAATTAGGTCTGCAAAATCGAGCATGTCGATCTTCTCAAGCTGACTAGGCGCGCCGAAGTCGACGGTCATGACGTAGAGAGAGAGGTCCACCAGATCAACGATCTGCGTATCGCTCTGGCCGATACCCGCGGTTTCCACGACGACGAGATCAAAGCCCGTGTGACTGAGCAGGTTGATGCAATCACCTAGCACCTCCGCCGTCGCCAAGTGCTGACGTCGAGTGGCCAGAGAGCGCATGAAGATCCGATCGCTGGCTAGGGAGTTCATGCGGATGCGATCGCCGAGCAGAGCTCCCCCGGTGCGCCGGCGCGTGGGATCTACGGCTAGTACGCCCACGCGATAGTCGGGGAAGGTGGCGAGGATGCGCTGGAGCAGCTCGTCGAGCAGACTGCTCTTGCCGGCGCCGCCAGTGCCGGTGACGCCGATCACTGGCGGCCGAGCCATCTCCCCTCGCCGCGCAAGGAGGGACGGCAGACTCAACTGCCCTTCCTCGAGCGCGCTGATGGCGCGAGCGATCGCCGTGGAGTCTGCGGCACTTAGCGATCGATTCTCTTCGTCAGAGTACCGGGGACGCCTGACCTCACCTGCGCGCTCGATTACATCGTCGATCATTCCCTCAAGGCCCAGGCGCAAGCCGTCGTTTGGGCTGTAGACACGCGTCACACCATAAGCCTCGAGATCGCGAATCTCCTCGGGGCTGATGGTGCCGCC
This genomic window from Pseudomonadota bacterium contains:
- a CDS encoding VWA-like domain-containing protein — translated: MTTTSPAGAVHEHRGTRAIQRMVEYAPATGSLALWIAHRDDDDLGKRELEAATDGEEIRYGPAFEGLTLARQTGLVAHQVLHVALRHPQRSEALRQVVGDVDPELFNACADAIVNSALGHLSWLELSPRAVRLEALLSRVLHIDEPVEKSLLEWDVERLYRAIDDRQGRSASGGGGGGRQEASAGEGEGQQGSGGQGGDPQQQEDSAESTSSSAQRASDPDQMTDGPRASATRDLAAGEPRDLLPAAAGDAPEAEAERARDWRERISRGHARDGAHSLLRELLADVPMPRTPWQALLRTWLARGLAPLTSISWSRPARSWLANQGRDSRGRRMPFEPGTSSLRAVTRLVVMVDVSGSIDEPLLRRFCGEITAIGRRCEAHVSLIVGDDQVRHVKHFRPGMPFSVPTLDIEGGGGTDFTPLLEAADELRPDIGVVLTDLEGPARLHPRWPVIWATPASAAEVEMPFGRRLLLD
- a CDS encoding MoxR family ATPase; protein product: MQANPMNIPAVSITAAKSALLGQFADPVLRQRATMLWGTRGVGKSSIVRQVAEHHQVPLVDLRLTSIEPVDIRGAIYADDEQQRTVWFPPEFLPDGSSPEGILFLDELTAADQRLQISAYSLILDRRVGNYRLPDGWLVVAAGNAAFHGAVSHDMGTALADRMFHFNVQSTVDAFLAYALANGLAPQVMAYLKVRPDRLDDTASQVANDHLVGASPRGWEDVSRVLQSSADPEQQRLFVQGRIGAANAAEFFGVLREIEAGTNVLELLAAKAGPETAELLPRTLDALYGMIYGLLAACDESARVTRALEIIEQLPDTKTQQPLPIREAQTLTMELLFERALNQGLEGAILESPVYQRYVAQRDDASA
- a CDS encoding NUDIX hydrolase, yielding MNFCSNCGHPVAHRVPPGDNLPRYVCDNCHTIHYINPRNVVGCVVEWEGAILLCRRAIEPRHGYWTAPAGFMECGETVAEGAAREVREEALAEVDVGSMLAVVNVPHVDQVHIMFRATLRDGKYGVGEETLESALVPIEDVPWGELAFPSVRFALERYLDDRREQVERLHTTRVERMKR
- the fdxA gene encoding ferredoxin FdxA codes for the protein MAFVVTENCIKCKYTDCVEVCPVDCFHEGPNFLVIDPEECIDCTLCEPECPAEAIYSEDELPNGQEQFLELNAELSKSWPVITEKQDAPEDADEWSNVSDKLQHLER
- a CDS encoding DsbC family protein, which gives rise to MIRSIPVASAAAASLLCAMGAQAAEAAAEKTLSKTDQVAAALVERMPNFTDAEVKESTIPNLYEVAVGGGTAVYYMSEDARYVIQGDMIDLETRENVTEMRRSGARLSLMSELDPESTVVFAPQGKPVEHSITVFTDIDCGYCRKLHQEIAQLNDLGIKVSYALYPRSGPNSPSWTKAVEVFCADDRNAALTQAKAGIDVQAESCETNAVDQGWNVGRNAGVTGTPAIVTESGYLIGGYLPAPQLKARLEQIAGGNES
- the xerD gene encoding site-specific tyrosine recombinase XerD, encoding MAQAEGVIDRFLDAIWAERGLSKNTLSAYRADLMSLARWLADKDMGLLDVDREILVQFIDHRVEGGARPRSTARQLSSFRRLYRYMVREGKLQEDPTAHIQMPKIGRTLPKSLTEEEVESLLGAPNVSDPLGCRDRTMLEVLYATGLRVTELINLRYTEVSLVQGVVRISGKGDRERLIPLGEEAQTWLQRFIEGPRLEILLERQTEYLFPTRRGDRMTRQAFWHIIKRYAKAAGIDGDLSPHTLRHAFATHLLNHGADLRVVQMLLGHSDLSTTQIYTHVARERLKDIHSEHHPRG
- a CDS encoding methylmalonyl-CoA mutase family protein, giving the protein MNAPLSAVDNRQTAVDRPPVRFVTAASLFDGHDAAINIMRRLLLAKGAEVVHLGHNRSVEEVVRAAVQEDAAGIACSSYQGGHVEYFKYMVDRLTHYGAEHIRVFAGGGGTISPEEIRDLEAYGVTRVYSPNDGLRLGLEGMIDDVIERAGEVRRPRYSDEENRSLSAADSTAIARAISALEEGQLSLPSLLARRGEMARPPVIGVTGTGGAGKSSLLDELLQRILATFPDYRVGVLAVDPTRRRTGGALLGDRIRMNSLASDRIFMRSLATRRQHLATAEVLGDCINLLSHTGFDLVVVETAGIGQSDTQIVDLVDLSLYVMTVDFGAPSQLEKIDMLDFADLIVLNKFERRGSADALREIRKQWRRNRVRFDVADEDVPVYPAIASRFNDAGVNRLFAALCTALGESSEARGLRGGAASWSNHGKRLAAGGVSTEVPAGSNEPLVPAARERYLAEIVASGRDVRATIDAAANAASRAYACFGALQALLPDGAPLPAFETLGEAQLAVLGIAASVREGVDALVARYNEALEHIGVEGLGLLREWPARAAAARSERYAYEVRGRTIEGDNYTQSLAGLSLPKIAVPDRRDWGDLLRFLMEENLPGAYPYTAGVYPYRREAEDPTRMFAGEGTPERTNRRFHYLAAGQSTTRLSTAFDSVTLYGEDPATRPDIYGKIGNAGVSIATLDDMKKLYSGFDLCAPTTSVSMTINGPAPVLMAMFLNTAIDQQVERYLCEQGRLEQVRKGLETNGATYHGELPSTHDGLGLGLLGTHGAAVVEPEVYAKIRDEALRAVRGTVQADILKEDQAQNTCIFSTEFAMRLMGDVQEYFSHNGVRNFYSVSVSGYHIAEAGANPISQLAFTLANGFTIVEYYLSRGLPIDSFAPNLSFFFSNGMDPEYAVIGRVARRIWARAMRERYGASPRSQMLKYHIQTSGRSLHAQEIQFNDIRTTLQAMYALFDSCNSLHTNAFDEALTTPTEDSVRRAMAIQLIINRELGINQSQNPWQGSFVIEELTRAVEDAVYAEFERLAERGGVLGAMETMYQRGRIQDESMLYEARKHDGSLPIVGVNTFLKEGGEASDEEQAENELIRSSEEEKRQQVAAAEAFVESGRGPGGGALAALQDAARGGENLFDHLMVAVRHCSLGTISDALYRVGGRYRRNL